Part of the Pseudomonas lijiangensis genome is shown below.
TGCCAATAGCCATTCGCTGGTCAGCAGCCGCTCATAGGGGCCGCGTCGTTGCAGATCGGCCAGACCCTCGAGATCTGGCGTCCCGCCTGCCTGCACCCCATGCAAAGGACCGAGTAACGGGTTTACGCGACCCAGAATGTCGCTGAAACCGGGCCATAGGTCTGGCGAAAACCACTCCAGCCATTCACGCCAGGGTTGCAGTGCGTCAGGTATCTGCATGGTTTCCCCACAGGCTCTGGATTCGCGGCAGATGGTGCTCCAGGTCAAGGGGCAGTTGCCGGTCCAGCGCAATGATCAGCGTCGGCTCATGCCACAGCAGCAAGGGTTGGCGGTCATAGCGCGCAGAAAGGGCCTGCAACAGCAATTCGGCGCTGACATCCGGCTGCCAGAGAGTCGGCAGCCACAGACCCGAAGCCTGAGCATCGGGAGCTGCGTATTCGATGCCTTCAACCCACGGCAGATCGGCAGTTTCTCCGGTCACGATCAGCAAATCATGACTGGCTGTGGCATGCAGCCGGTTGCGCTGCCCTGCAGGCAGTTGTTCAAGGCGTTTGTGTAAACGTCGGGCGACCTCTCCCCATGCAACCGCTGCACGTGGCTCCAGAGTTTCAACCCGCCGTTTCCATGTCCATGGCAGCAGAAGCATTCTGCTCACGGTGCGAAAGACGTATGGCCAGCCAGACGGCTGCGCAAGGTCTGAAGCTCTTCTGGCAAGTTGTCGCCAGTGAAGTTGGCATCGATTTCACGCAGCAGGCTTTCACGCTCGGCGACTACCGTAGAGGCTTCCTTGCTCAGGCAGTCGGTCGCGGCTTCGATGAGACGGCTCAAGCGTGACAGGGGCTGCAAGGTCGCTTCTTCCACTGCGCTGAACAAGTGACTGCTGGCCGATATGGAAAACAGTGCACGCAGAACCTCACGGCCATGCTGCTGCGCCTCCTGGGTAGGCAGCACATACAGCAAGGGCCACAGATCGGCTTCACTGGCCTGACTTCTGCCGTTCAAAGCCGCGGCGGCCGCGATCAGTCGCTGCGATTTGACGATTCGGCGATCCGACAGGTGCAGACCCGCTTCGCGCAGGCTGCGAATGGCGCTGGCGAGGGCAGGGCGTACTTCGTTCAAATCAACGTTACAAGCTGCCTGCGCGAGTACATCGAGCTGGCTCAGATTCAGAAGTTGTTCTATCGGGCGTCGCTCGGATTGCCAGCCACCGGCAAGCATTGCTTCAAGCTGATGATCCGGGACTGAATCGACGAACAGATGCAGCAGGAATCGATCCCCGAATGCGGCAAGGCCTTCATCGTCCGGCAGACCGTTGGCAGCCCCGACGCATACCCGCAAGGGGCAATCGATTCGGGTATGGCCCCGTCGAAAGCGTCGTTCGTTGAGTACGCCCAGCAAGGTGTTGAGGATGGCAGTGGAGCCCAGGAAAACCTCATCGAGAAAGACGATATCAGCCTCGGGCAACATCCCGGTGGTATCGGTTTCGACACGACCTTCGCGCAGCTTCTGCAAATCTACCGAGCCGAACAGTTCGGAAGGCTCCGTGAAGCGCCCCAGCAGGTATTCAAAATAGCGACCGCCCATGGCCTGTGCGACTCGACGCACAACTGCGCTTTTGGCTGTACCCGGTGGACCAACAATCAGGATGTGTTCCTGAGCGACAGCGGCCAGTACGATCAGCTCTGCCAACTGCTCACGACCGACCAGTCCCTCTGTAGCCACTTTCACTGCCGTACGGACCTGGAGGATCGCTTCCTGCAACAAGACGCTCATGAAAAATGTTTTCCTGATTATTCAAGCGGGCAAGCCTGCCCGAAAAGAAAGCCACGGGCAAATATGTGTTTAAAGACTTTTCGCGAATGAACTCGCTCACACACGGTCGCGAGATACCGGTGCATCCGCAGATATGTATCGTCTTCAATGGGAGTGGATAACTCCACGTTTTATCCGCAATCAGAAAACATCCGATTCTGGGGGTAAATAGGTCACTTGTACTATTGATACAACTGGCTCAGCGTAATCAAATGGAACGGAGGCGTGTGCTTGCTGAATACATGTTGTTTCAGTAGTTACCACTCCTCCGCTGTCATTATTCAGATGCAGTTCGATAAAGCAAAAAGTGGCAGCTCTGCCACAGGCGTTGCGGGTGATTTTGACAACCGCCGCTCCTTTACCTGCTAGACCGCACAGTGACCGAGTGATAGAGGAAGTCTCCATGAAGAACAGAATGAAGAAAGCACGTTTGACAATTGGCACGGCGCTCGCCCTTTCAATGGGAATCGCGTTTAGCAGCACGGCAAGTGCCTTTACCTTTGAGCACGGCTGGAGTTGCCAGAATAGGTGGTATCAAATGGGACTCATTGAGTTGATTGCTTGTGGCGGCGGAGGCGAAGGTTGATCTGTCAGGGGTTTTTTGTACTGGTTAATACGCATGTAATAAAACCCTCAACCAAACAATAAGCGGGGCGTTGTAAAACATGCAGCGCCCTCGCAGAAGTACCAGCGGCTTGTAAGTAGCGACTTCAGTATTGTGGTCAACGAGAAAAATGTCGTTATTACCGAGGCGGCGATTGAGTCGATCAGAAGTCGATAGTCAAACGCTGCCTTTAGAGCTGGCTGATGTCAGGCGTCCCTCAGGCTTTTTTCGTTGCTCTTGCAGGGCGCTTGCCCTTGCTTGCAGTGGCACCGGCAGCCTTTCGCGTACCGGTCTTGCGTTTTTTCTTCCAGGGCGCAGCGCCACCGGCCGGGCTGGCGGGGCCGCTGATGGTCATGCGCAGGCCGACGCAACGGCTGACCTGCTTGCTCATCCAGGCAGCCTGTTTGGCGACGAACTCTTCCAGGCTCATTTCACCGTTTTGCACCATGTCCAGTGCCTGCTCCCAGATGGCAGTGGTGCCGGGGTCGGCGATGGCGCGCGGTACGGCATCGATCAGGCTGAATGCCGCGGCAGTGGCGGACAATGCCTTGCCTTGCTTGACCAGATAACCCCGGTCGAGCAGGCCCTGGATGATGCCGGCGCGAGTGGCTTCGGTGCCGATGCCGGTGGTGTCCTTGAGTTTCTGCTTGAGCAGAGGGTCTTCCACCAGTCTGGCGACATTCTTCATGGCCTTGATCAGATCGCCTTCGGTGAAAGGCTTGGGCGGCTGGGTCCAGAGATCCTTGAGAGTGACATCGCTTACTGCGCAATCGCAGCCTTGAAACAGCGCAGGCAGGTTTTGCGGGGCCGGGGCTTCGCGACCCTTGGCCGGAGCCAGTGCCTCGGGCATGGCGCGTTTCCAGCCGGGTTCGATGACTTGTTTGCCGATGGCGCGCAAGGCATGTCCGGCGCAGTCGAAGTCGGCCTGGGTCCGGTCGAATTCGTGATTGGGCAGGAACTGCGCCAGATAGCGTGCCCGGATCAGGGTGTATACCGCTCGCGGCTTGCCGGTCAGGCGCTCGATGCCACGGGCGGCAGCGGTGGGAATGATGCCGTGGTGAGCGCCGACCTTTGCGTCGTTCCAGGCCCTTGAGCGGCGTTGCGGGTCCAGGTGCCTGAGCAGTTCGCTCAGTGCGGGGTCTGATTTGCCCAGCGCGGCGATGATGCCCGCCGCTTCGCCATGCTGGCTCATGGGCAGGTAACCGCAATCGCTGCGCGGGTAGGTGATGACCTTGTGGGTTTCATATAGGGCCTGGGCGATATCCAGGGTTTCCTGAGCACCGAGGCCGAGCTTTTTCGAGCAGATTTCCTGCAGGGTGCCCAGGTCGAAGGGCAGGGGCGCGGCTTCGCGAATCCGTTCGGTGCGCAGTTTGACGACCCTGGCGCTGGCGGCGTTGCCAATCGCTTGCGCGGCCTGTTGCGCCAGTGGCTGGTTCAGGCAGCGGTCCTGGTCGTCACAGACATCCGAAGGCGCTCGCCACTGGGCAATGAAGGCCTGTCCGTCATGCAGCAGCTTGACGTCGATGGCCCAGTAAGGCACCGGGACGAAGTCGGCGATGCTGCGGTCGCGATCCACCACCAGCCGCAGGGTCGGTGTCTGCACACGGCCTACTGGCAACACGCCCTGATACCCGGACTGGCGACCCAGCAGGGTGAACAGACGGCTCATGTTCATGCCGATCAGCCAGTCGGCGCGGGAGCGGCCAAGTGCCGAATGATAGAGGCTGAAGGTATCGGCACCGGGTTTGAGGGAAGCCAGGGCCTTGCGGATCGAGGCGTCGTCCAGTGCTGATAGCCACAAGCGCTGGATCGGCCCACGATAACGGCAATGTTCTACCAGTTCGCGGGCAAT
Proteins encoded:
- a CDS encoding DNA topoisomerase III, with protein sequence MRLFLCEKPSQAKDIAAVLGATRRGDGCWTGPNATVTWCIGHLLETAPPDAYDARYKRWVLEDLPIVPQQWKMLVKPRTASQFKAVKRLLSEARELIIATDADREGEMIARELVEHCRYRGPIQRLWLSALDDASIRKALASLKPGADTFSLYHSALGRSRADWLIGMNMSRLFTLLGRQSGYQGVLPVGRVQTPTLRLVVDRDRSIADFVPVPYWAIDVKLLHDGQAFIAQWRAPSDVCDDQDRCLNQPLAQQAAQAIGNAASARVVKLRTERIREAAPLPFDLGTLQEICSKKLGLGAQETLDIAQALYETHKVITYPRSDCGYLPMSQHGEAAGIIAALGKSDPALSELLRHLDPQRRSRAWNDAKVGAHHGIIPTAAARGIERLTGKPRAVYTLIRARYLAQFLPNHEFDRTQADFDCAGHALRAIGKQVIEPGWKRAMPEALAPAKGREAPAPQNLPALFQGCDCAVSDVTLKDLWTQPPKPFTEGDLIKAMKNVARLVEDPLLKQKLKDTTGIGTEATRAGIIQGLLDRGYLVKQGKALSATAAAFSLIDAVPRAIADPGTTAIWEQALDMVQNGEMSLEEFVAKQAAWMSKQVSRCVGLRMTISGPASPAGGAAPWKKKRKTGTRKAAGATASKGKRPARATKKA
- a CDS encoding bpX5 domain-containing protein; protein product: MLLLPWTWKRRVETLEPRAAVAWGEVARRLHKRLEQLPAGQRNRLHATASHDLLIVTGETADLPWVEGIEYAAPDAQASGLWLPTLWQPDVSAELLLQALSARYDRQPLLLWHEPTLIIALDRQLPLDLEHHLPRIQSLWGNHADT
- a CDS encoding AAA family ATPase, translated to MSVLLQEAILQVRTAVKVATEGLVGREQLAELIVLAAVAQEHILIVGPPGTAKSAVVRRVAQAMGGRYFEYLLGRFTEPSELFGSVDLQKLREGRVETDTTGMLPEADIVFLDEVFLGSTAILNTLLGVLNERRFRRGHTRIDCPLRVCVGAANGLPDDEGLAAFGDRFLLHLFVDSVPDHQLEAMLAGGWQSERRPIEQLLNLSQLDVLAQAACNVDLNEVRPALASAIRSLREAGLHLSDRRIVKSQRLIAAAAALNGRSQASEADLWPLLYVLPTQEAQQHGREVLRALFSISASSHLFSAVEEATLQPLSRLSRLIEAATDCLSKEASTVVAERESLLREIDANFTGDNLPEELQTLRSRLAGHTSFAP